Proteins from one Ranitomeya variabilis isolate aRanVar5 chromosome 1, aRanVar5.hap1, whole genome shotgun sequence genomic window:
- the LOC143816573 gene encoding uncharacterized protein LOC143816573 — MEFQYPRDQYNPFLTSTQLEEYMSPDYRNKFITPNYEPFEHLTEEPLEDNETALHLITDTDTQPSLCMPENWRVPEACENLDSDVEIIDDKNAVISPLPDAPKGRGNLLSRCLKNRKVARKIQFEKENIPVSMSSSNVMPIKPGAADVQFPRHTYTPDLQPRVLQRRNYGSAQNQPQRANAAVRTPPLSPIRVVDREESYAAPKHPGNPSPKIPHQKYKNVSRERSASQSVSPFITQEANSILSSPQVTPENREITQLVAGKKGNNRGNMCVKLYNLQILFMQDLLPILSIYYL, encoded by the exons atggaatTCCAATATCCCCGCGATCAATACAACCCATTTCTTACAAGCACACAGCTAG aggagTATATGTCCCCCGATTATCGCAATAAATTCATCACGCCGAATTATGAACCCTTTGAACACCTAACCGAGGAGCCATTAGAAGATAATGAGACTGCGCTTCACCTTatcacag atactgacacgcaGCCATCGCTCTGTATGCCGGAAAACTGGCGTGTTCCCGAAGCATGTGaaaatctggattcagacgtcgagatcatagatgaCAAGAACGCTGTAATTTCACCGCTACCCGATGCTCCTAAAGGACGTGGAAATTTGTTAAGCAGGTGTCTCAAAAATAGGAAAG ttgccagaaaaattcaatttgaaaaagagaatatccccgtctcaaTGAGTTCGAGCAATGTGATGcccattaaaccaggagctgcggatGTACAATTCCCGCGTCATACTT atacgccggatcttcaGCCACGAGTTCTGCAGCGGCGTAATTACGGATCTgcacagaatcaaccacaaagagctaatgcggCTGTGAGAACACCACCTCTTTCGCCCATCCGTGTTGTGGATCGAGAGGAaagctacgcggcacccaaacaccccgggaatccaagccccaagattccACATCAAAAATATAAGAATGTTTCAAGAGAGAGATCTGCATCGCAGAGCGTTAGTCCCTTCATAACTCAGGAAGCCAATAGCATACTCAGCAGCCCACAAGTTActcctgaaaacagagaaattacGCAGCTCGTCGCTGGTAAGAAGGGTAATAACCGTGGTAATATGTGTGTCAAACTGTACAACCTGCAGATACTGTTCATGCAGGATCTTCTACCGATTTTGTCAATTTATTACCTCTAA